The following coding sequences lie in one Candidatus Kaelpia imicola genomic window:
- a CDS encoding deoxyguanosinetriphosphate triphosphohydrolase — MNRKEYQNLENKILASYAFKSLLSRGRKYGETEDDYRTCFQRDRDRIIHSTAFRRLEYKTQVFLIHEGDYYRTRLTHSLEVAQIARSVARVLSLNVDLVEAIALGHDVGHTPFGHSGEEVLNYLVADVGGFDHNLQGLRVVDCLELRYPDFNGLNLTWEVREGFLKHSTRYDNGYKNLNPQSLKKYGRLNLSEFYNQEQPTLEAQVVNIADEIAYDSHDLDDGITSGLIAISDLKKIELWREAEKRVKKRYSSISARFKKHQVIRSLIDMDVKDLIKSSFRNLESIRSVEDVRTATKRFIGFSVTMQRRRKPLRDFLYQNLYHHYRVVRMSDKASRILTELFNVYYKKPAQLPDDIQRRIKKEGLKRTISDYIASMTDSFAAGEYRKLFDPMEIV; from the coding sequence ATGAATAGAAAAGAATATCAAAACTTAGAGAATAAAATATTAGCGTCCTATGCATTTAAAAGTTTGCTTAGCAGGGGTAGAAAGTACGGTGAAACCGAAGATGATTACAGGACTTGCTTCCAGAGGGATAGAGATAGGATTATACACTCCACTGCTTTTAGGCGTTTAGAGTACAAGACTCAGGTTTTTTTGATACATGAAGGCGATTATTATAGGACTCGCCTGACTCATAGTCTTGAGGTTGCTCAGATTGCGCGTTCTGTTGCCCGCGTTTTGTCATTAAATGTAGATCTTGTTGAAGCTATAGCCTTAGGTCATGATGTCGGACATACTCCTTTCGGTCATTCAGGAGAAGAGGTTTTGAATTATTTGGTTGCCGATGTCGGGGGTTTTGACCATAATCTTCAGGGATTGAGGGTAGTGGATTGTTTGGAGTTAAGGTATCCGGATTTTAACGGGTTAAATCTTACTTGGGAGGTTAGAGAGGGGTTTTTAAAACATAGCACGCGTTATGATAACGGGTATAAGAATTTAAACCCTCAGAGCTTAAAAAAATATGGCAGGTTAAATCTGAGCGAGTTTTACAATCAAGAACAGCCTACGCTTGAAGCCCAGGTTGTAAATATTGCGGATGAAATTGCATACGACAGTCACGATTTAGACGATGGAATAACTTCGGGTTTAATTGCTATTTCGGATTTAAAGAAGATAGAACTATGGAGAGAGGCGGAGAAGAGAGTTAAGAAGCGCTACTCAAGTATATCTGCAAGGTTTAAGAAGCATCAGGTAATCAGATCCCTGATAGATATGGATGTTAAAGACCTAATTAAAAGTTCATTCAGGAATTTAGAATCAATTCGTTCCGTAGAAGACGTGAGAACGGCAACTAAAAGGTTTATAGGTTTTAGCGTTACTATGCAGAGGAGAAGAAAGCCTTTAAGAGATTTTCTCTATCAGAACCTCTATCACCATTATCGGGTTGTCAGAATGTCTGATAAAGCCAGTAGGATTCTAACAGAGTTATTCAATGTTTATTATAAAAAACCTGCTCAGCTACCTGATGATATCCAGCGCAGGATAAAAAAAGAGGGACTTAAACGTACCATATCTGACTATATAGCCTCTATGACTGATAGCTTTGCTGCAGGTGAATACCGCAAGCTGTTTGATCCCATGGAAATAGTTTAA
- a CDS encoding HIT domain-containing protein, whose amino-acid sequence MKNIWAPWRMEYVSNPDKDRDCIFCRKFKSRDDETNYVLSRGEHSFILLNIYPYNNGHLMVAPYRHVPDITDLNDSELSEIFKLIKSFKERLKKRLNPEGFNIGLNIGAAAGAGIKDHIHFHIVPRWVGDTNFMPLLSDTKVLSQSLNNLYQLLMSDE is encoded by the coding sequence ATGAAGAATATCTGGGCTCCATGGAGAATGGAATATGTTTCAAATCCTGACAAGGATAGGGATTGTATATTTTGCAGGAAATTCAAGAGCAGGGATGATGAGACTAATTATGTTTTATCAAGAGGCGAGCATTCCTTTATCTTACTCAATATATACCCCTACAATAATGGCCACTTGATGGTTGCTCCTTATAGGCATGTTCCGGATATTACTGATTTAAATGATTCTGAGTTAAGCGAGATCTTTAAGTTAATCAAAAGTTTTAAGGAGAGATTGAAAAAGAGATTAAATCCCGAAGGTTTTAATATTGGGTTAAATATCGGCGCAGCAGCTGGCGCCGGAATAAAAGACCACATACATTTTCATATTGTGCCTCGCTGGGTTGGAGATACGAATTTTATGCCGCTTCTGTCTGATACCAAAGTTTTATCTCAATCTTTGAATAATTTATACCAGCTTCTAATGTCAGATGAATAG
- a CDS encoding ATP-binding protein, translated as MIKIGPVIKEQFSSRERELKRLKKIKNDYLDGYRRNLAILGPWSIGKTSLILKFIHDDLKGDLFPIYLNLEEGFLKESFLGFLLHSLRKLSSIDGNFLIDNAADSGRVIERDYPAFSPIIRNIEAGLKNNNYEFLMDSILRLPLKIKKEFKKNSLFVIDEFFGLGKLKLNYWMQILREHIMLDEHALFILISSDQDRSKSVLNSEFSLLFGNFEIMELDKFLYQESRGFIESRMRKIKEIDSTAIDRLITLTAGVPLYLDILTSWVQENVDSFDSESLILMIRENLINNKGFLYRFFSEKLRNYPGVEKFQEFLPFIIEVARGNTKKKSLKKLDLSYANSGYSMNGFLEKNGSFFRIKDPLFRIWLLYAYSADLMGLGIGFKTRMEMLERELDCVNSGSNLFCSDKPISEIEAVVKELILRFDNEFIDLAGKRKQLPKIFSFEKEFQGQDYTLFRAKREGSGCWLFLVVSLGFKEQDSYTIVERLKDSQVRFNQKVAIIPNQLGGNSVNLILKTMGFWLWDMEFLIKLCEFYSVTGKNNVDSLA; from the coding sequence ATGATAAAAATAGGCCCTGTAATAAAAGAACAGTTTTCTTCAAGAGAGAGAGAGCTAAAAAGATTAAAGAAGATAAAGAACGATTATCTTGATGGTTACAGGAGAAATCTCGCTATTCTGGGTCCTTGGAGCATCGGCAAGACATCGCTCATCCTTAAATTCATCCACGATGATTTAAAAGGAGACCTTTTTCCTATCTATCTCAACCTTGAAGAAGGGTTTTTGAAAGAGAGTTTTTTAGGATTTTTACTCCATTCCCTGCGTAAGCTTTCCTCAATAGATGGTAATTTTCTTATAGATAATGCGGCTGATAGCGGGAGGGTTATCGAAAGGGATTATCCAGCCTTCAGTCCTATTATAAGAAACATAGAGGCAGGTCTTAAAAATAATAATTACGAGTTTTTGATGGATTCAATATTACGCCTTCCGCTTAAGATCAAGAAAGAGTTTAAAAAGAACTCTCTCTTTGTGATAGATGAATTTTTTGGCCTGGGTAAGCTTAAATTAAATTATTGGATGCAGATATTAAGAGAGCATATTATGCTGGATGAGCATGCTCTATTTATATTGATAAGTTCAGATCAGGATAGATCTAAATCTGTCTTAAATTCAGAGTTCTCTCTGTTATTTGGCAATTTTGAAATTATGGAGTTGGATAAGTTCTTATATCAAGAGTCTAGAGGGTTTATAGAATCCAGAATGAGGAAAATAAAGGAGATAGACAGCACTGCCATAGATAGGCTAATAACTTTAACTGCGGGTGTACCTCTCTATCTTGATATATTGACATCCTGGGTCCAAGAGAATGTAGATAGCTTTGATTCTGAAAGCCTCATTCTAATGATTAGGGAGAATCTGATTAACAATAAAGGTTTTCTTTATAGGTTTTTCAGTGAAAAATTGAGAAATTATCCCGGGGTTGAAAAGTTTCAGGAATTTCTGCCTTTTATTATTGAGGTTGCAAGAGGTAATACAAAGAAAAAGAGCCTTAAGAAGCTGGATCTCTCCTATGCTAACTCTGGCTATTCTATGAACGGTTTTTTGGAGAAGAATGGCAGTTTTTTCCGGATAAAGGACCCGCTTTTCAGAATATGGCTTCTCTATGCTTACAGCGCAGATCTTATGGGGTTGGGAATAGGTTTTAAAACTCGTATGGAGATGTTAGAGAGAGAGTTGGACTGCGTTAATTCCGGTTCCAATCTTTTCTGTAGCGATAAGCCGATCTCAGAGATAGAGGCTGTTGTCAAAGAGCTTATCTTGAGGTTCGATAATGAATTTATAGATTTAGCCGGAAAAAGGAAGCAGTTGCCTAAGATTTTCTCTTTTGAAAAAGAGTTTCAAGGGCAAGATTATACTCTCTTTCGCGCTAAGAGAGAGGGGTCGGGATGCTGGCTCTTCCTTGTAGTATCCCTGGGGTTTAAAGAGCAGGATAGTTATACCATTGTAGAGAGACTTAAAGATAGTCAGGTAAGATTTAACCAGAAGGTGGCAATTATTCCTAATCAACTGGGGGGTAACAGTGTAAATTTAATACTAAAGACTATGGGATTTTGGCTTTGGGATATGGAATTTCTAATTAAACTCTGTGAGTTTTATTCTGTAACCGGGAAGAATAATGTTGATAGCTTGGCTTAA
- a CDS encoding LysM peptidoglycan-binding domain-containing M23 family metallopeptidase codes for MKMIIFLAMLLLWGCTSTSSRSVEFLPASKVCTESYWDKAKGQYHKVRSGETLYKICSSYGVKLKDVIIANNMEDPSRIKEGQLLYIPDRTVKPNISSSNFIWPVEGKVISYFKDTTSKGANKGIDIRLFSSQRVVAAASGEVCYSGEDIKGYDKVVMIDHGEGLYSLYAYNDLLLVKKGDYVKQGDFISCIDKESGVLHFELRRENNPLDPLKFLK; via the coding sequence ATGAAGATGATAATTTTTCTTGCTATGCTGTTATTATGGGGCTGTACTTCAACCAGCAGCAGGAGTGTTGAATTTTTACCTGCATCTAAAGTCTGTACGGAGTCTTACTGGGATAAAGCCAAAGGTCAATATCATAAGGTTAGAAGCGGAGAGACTCTCTATAAAATATGCTCTTCTTATGGAGTAAAGTTAAAAGATGTAATAATTGCTAATAACATGGAAGATCCTTCCAGAATAAAGGAGGGCCAATTGTTGTATATCCCGGATAGAACTGTAAAGCCGAATATATCCAGCTCTAATTTTATTTGGCCTGTTGAAGGTAAAGTCATATCCTATTTTAAAGATACAACTTCTAAGGGAGCTAATAAAGGTATAGATATAAGACTGTTTTCGTCTCAGAGAGTAGTTGCCGCGGCTTCGGGTGAGGTCTGTTATTCTGGTGAAGATATAAAAGGCTATGATAAGGTTGTCATGATTGATCACGGAGAAGGGCTCTATTCGCTCTATGCTTATAACGATCTTCTTTTAGTTAAAAAAGGTGACTATGTCAAACAAGGGGATTTCATATCCTGTATTGATAAAGAGAGCGGGGTATTGCACTTTGAGCTAAGAAGAGAGAATAACCCTTTAGACCCGTTAAAATTTTTAAAATAA
- the thiC gene encoding phosphomethylpyrimidine synthase ThiC, giving the protein MTLIDKIKKGDIPLFIKEIANFEEVTEDFLLDKILKGRAVIPDNEAHSNKRRVAIGEGMNVKINVNIGTSLDKIDLNLETRKIELSERLKADTIMDLSVGGDIAKIRRELISKTVLPFGTVPLYEAAARCSDREGSFATASTEDFFEVLEGQAREGVDFFTIHAGITADCIDKIKRYERELDIVSRGGALMLEWMIVNERENPFYEYFDRVLEITKKYDVTISLGDALRPGSIFDAGDSLQYHETFIVSDLVRRARDYGVQTMVEGPGHVPLNKIEHEIKAIKEIIGGAPLYVLGPLIIDSAAGYDHINAAIGASIAAYSGADFLCYLTPAEHLSLPDINDVRDGIMAFKIAAQAVNFCRGKERAVQRELKVNRARKERDWEEQMKFFLDSEKASEYHNKIPPGIKDTCSMCSKFCSIKIVEKYLNKKFAV; this is encoded by the coding sequence ATGACACTTATAGATAAAATTAAAAAAGGAGATATACCTCTTTTTATAAAAGAGATTGCGAATTTCGAAGAAGTTACCGAAGATTTTTTATTAGATAAAATATTAAAAGGCAGAGCGGTGATACCTGACAATGAGGCCCATTCTAATAAGCGCAGGGTTGCTATCGGCGAAGGGATGAATGTCAAAATAAATGTCAATATAGGTACCTCTCTGGATAAGATTGATTTGAATCTTGAAACCAGAAAGATCGAGCTCTCAGAGCGCCTTAAGGCTGATACGATAATGGATCTCTCTGTCGGGGGAGATATTGCTAAGATAAGAAGAGAGTTGATCTCTAAGACTGTCCTTCCTTTTGGAACTGTACCGCTCTATGAAGCTGCGGCAAGATGTTCCGATAGAGAGGGGTCTTTTGCGACTGCTTCAACTGAAGATTTTTTTGAAGTCTTAGAGGGGCAGGCTCGCGAAGGGGTAGATTTTTTTACAATACATGCCGGTATTACAGCTGACTGTATTGATAAGATAAAGAGGTATGAGAGGGAGCTGGATATAGTTAGTCGAGGCGGAGCTCTAATGCTGGAATGGATGATAGTGAATGAGAGAGAGAACCCCTTTTATGAATATTTTGACAGAGTGCTTGAGATTACCAAGAAGTATGACGTTACTATAAGCCTTGGAGATGCATTAAGGCCAGGGTCAATATTTGATGCCGGGGATTCGTTGCAATACCATGAGACATTTATAGTCTCAGACCTTGTGAGGAGAGCCAGAGATTACGGTGTTCAGACTATGGTTGAGGGTCCCGGCCATGTTCCGCTAAATAAAATTGAGCATGAGATTAAGGCTATAAAAGAGATAATTGGAGGAGCTCCGCTCTATGTCTTAGGACCTCTAATTATAGATTCTGCTGCTGGATATGATCATATAAATGCTGCGATTGGAGCATCCATAGCGGCTTATTCCGGAGCCGATTTTTTATGTTATCTCACTCCTGCAGAGCACTTGTCTCTTCCTGATATCAATGATGTTAGAGATGGGATTATGGCTTTTAAAATAGCCGCCCAGGCAGTAAACTTTTGCCGGGGTAAGGAGAGGGCAGTCCAGAGAGAGCTGAAGGTTAATAGAGCGCGTAAAGAGAGAGACTGGGAAGAACAGATGAAGTTTTTCTTGGATAGTGAAAAAGCGTCAGAGTATCACAATAAAATTCCGCCTGGGATAAAAGATACATGTTCTATGTGCAGCAAGTTTTGTTCTATAAAGATTGTAGAGAAGTATTTAAATAAAAAATTTGCGGTTTAA
- the thiE gene encoding thiamine phosphate synthase, whose translation MKIFEDCTIYGVSDTGFDQIEYLKELLFSGIDIIQLRDKNLSDREFYNIAITLKKIAADFGKPFIINDRLDVALLVDADGIHVGVEDLLPKEVRSILGEDKILGYSCHSYQDALDVKDLNLDYISIGPVFKSNTKKDLETIGRDEIELITENIKLPQVAIGGINLENINEVRDYGFSNVAVISSLKAAGDKKRYIDEIRKVITR comes from the coding sequence ATGAAAATATTTGAAGATTGCACTATTTATGGAGTATCTGATACGGGATTTGATCAAATAGAATATCTTAAAGAGCTTCTGTTTTCGGGTATAGATATAATTCAGTTAAGAGATAAAAATCTCTCTGACAGGGAATTTTACAATATTGCGATTACTCTTAAGAAGATAGCAGCTGATTTTGGGAAACCGTTTATTATCAATGATAGGCTTGATGTCGCTCTTCTTGTGGATGCAGACGGTATTCATGTAGGAGTTGAAGATCTGCTGCCTAAGGAGGTTAGGTCTATATTGGGAGAGGATAAGATTCTGGGTTATAGCTGCCATAGTTATCAGGATGCTTTAGATGTTAAAGATTTAAATTTAGATTATATTAGTATCGGCCCGGTCTTTAAGAGTAATACTAAAAAAGATCTTGAAACAATAGGGAGAGATGAAATAGAATTGATAACAGAGAATATCAAGCTTCCTCAGGTGGCGATAGGAGGGATCAATTTAGAGAATATAAACGAGGTTAGAGATTATGGCTTTTCCAATGTAGCTGTTATCTCCTCACTTAAAGCTGCAGGGGATAAGAAGAGATATATAGACGAGATAAGAAAGGTGATAACCAGATGA
- a CDS encoding thiamine-phosphate pyrophosphorylase: protein MQKESFRIVDANFNRAREGLRVCEDIMRFIYSKSDSALKLKKTRRSLSLIIAQLSREELLKRRDLRADKGKFRYAKGSKFRYDDILRFNFQRVTEALRVLEEVSQVLKPQLKQKFMRLRFKVYDIEKDSFAAI from the coding sequence ATGCAGAAAGAATCCTTCCGCATAGTAGATGCCAATTTCAATAGGGCGAGAGAGGGTTTAAGAGTCTGCGAAGATATAATGCGCTTTATCTATAGCAAGTCCGATTCTGCTCTTAAGCTAAAGAAGACAAGAAGATCATTATCGCTTATAATAGCGCAATTGAGCAGAGAGGAGCTCCTCAAAAGAAGAGATCTAAGGGCAGATAAAGGTAAGTTTAGATATGCCAAAGGTTCTAAGTTCAGGTATGATGATATATTGCGGTTTAACTTTCAAAGAGTTACAGAAGCATTAAGAGTATTAGAGGAGGTTTCTCAGGTTTTAAAGCCTCAGTTAAAGCAGAAGTTTATGAGGTTGCGTTTTAAGGTCTATGATATCGAGAAAGACTCTTTTGCTGCTATATGA
- a CDS encoding adenylyltransferase/cytidyltransferase family protein: MKNKVFSLVLLQRRIKNLKKEGKVIGFTNGCFDILHPGHVDFISEAKKHVDSLVVGLNSDSSVRAIKGKSRPINNQNYRAEVLSALEDVDHIVVFDEPTPYEVIFLIKPDYLFKGADWRDKIVVGRDILREYGGKVKLLPYLKGYSTTSILKKICRKNPSA; encoded by the coding sequence ATGAAAAATAAAGTTTTCTCTCTTGTTCTTTTGCAGAGAAGAATCAAAAATCTCAAAAAAGAGGGTAAAGTTATAGGGTTTACTAATGGTTGTTTTGATATTCTCCATCCCGGCCATGTTGATTTTATATCCGAAGCTAAAAAACATGTTGACTCTTTAGTGGTAGGTCTAAACTCAGATAGTTCGGTTAGAGCTATTAAAGGTAAGAGTAGGCCGATTAATAACCAAAATTATAGAGCTGAAGTTCTATCAGCACTAGAGGATGTTGATCATATAGTCGTCTTTGATGAACCGACGCCGTATGAAGTTATCTTCCTGATAAAGCCGGACTATCTTTTTAAGGGAGCAGACTGGAGGGATAAAATTGTGGTGGGGAGAGATATCTTAAGGGAATATGGGGGGAAGGTTAAGCTCTTACCCTACCTCAAAGGTTATAGTACAACATCTATTTTAAAGAAGATATGCAGAAAGAATCCTTCCGCATAG
- a CDS encoding D-sedoheptulose 7-phosphate isomerase has protein sequence MKDIIESYFKESIEVKERFFKANIDKIEEVAEKLTAAFKDKKKLIIFGNGGSASDSQHIAAELVGRFRKERKPLPVISLTGNIASLTALANDYGYKAVFKRQLEAFYEQGDIAIAISTSGSSSNVIEALKFLRNNNGYAISFTGGDGGKMRELSDLNFIVPSKKTSIIQEVHITLAHLLCLLIEEGLF, from the coding sequence ATGAAAGATATAATTGAGAGCTATTTTAAAGAGAGCATAGAGGTCAAAGAGAGATTCTTTAAGGCTAATATTGATAAGATAGAAGAGGTTGCTGAAAAATTAACCGCTGCTTTTAAAGATAAAAAGAAATTGATCATATTTGGTAATGGCGGCAGTGCGTCTGATAGTCAGCATATTGCTGCTGAGCTTGTTGGCAGGTTTAGAAAAGAACGCAAACCTCTTCCTGTTATCTCCTTAACCGGCAATATTGCTTCCCTTACAGCTCTAGCAAACGATTATGGTTATAAAGCTGTATTCAAAAGGCAGCTCGAAGCTTTTTACGAGCAGGGCGATATAGCGATTGCTATTTCAACAAGCGGCAGCTCTTCCAATGTGATAGAGGCTCTAAAATTCTTAAGGAATAATAATGGCTATGCGATATCTTTTACAGGAGGAGATGGCGGTAAGATGAGAGAACTTTCAGATCTAAATTTCATTGTTCCGTCAAAGAAAACCTCAATTATTCAAGAGGTTCATATAACCCTGGCACACCTGCTCTGTCTTTTAATCGAAGAAGGATTGTTTTAA
- a CDS encoding ATP-dependent 6-phosphofructokinase, with the protein MKSIGILTGGGDCPGLNSVIRAIVRRGLIENYKILGIKNGWKGLLDKDVVNLDIDSVSGILHRGGTILRTSRTNPYKSEGEIQKVVDNFESLGFDALIPIGGEDTLGVAAKLYRDFKLPVIGVPKTIDNDISGTDFTFGFDTAVNIAMECIDKLHTTAESHNRVMVVEVMGRHAGWIALYAGLAGGADAILIPEKPIDMDQVCSLIKKRHSRGKDFSVVVVAEGAKFKRGADVVQDDNLDSFGHIKLGGIGQQVADRLEEKTGYETRVTVLGHIQRGGSPTAYDRILGTRYGIRAFELVNDGRFGRVVVLKGNEISDIPIKDVLGKLKTVDDKIYSIAATFFG; encoded by the coding sequence ATGAAAAGCATTGGCATTTTAACCGGTGGGGGCGATTGTCCCGGTTTGAATTCGGTAATCAGAGCTATTGTAAGAAGAGGCTTAATTGAAAACTATAAGATATTAGGTATAAAGAATGGATGGAAGGGTCTATTGGATAAAGATGTTGTCAATCTTGATATAGACTCTGTGTCAGGGATTTTGCATCGGGGTGGAACTATTTTAAGGACTTCTAGAACAAACCCCTATAAGAGTGAGGGGGAGATCCAGAAGGTGGTAGATAACTTTGAGTCTCTTGGGTTTGATGCTCTAATACCGATAGGAGGTGAAGATACCCTGGGTGTAGCTGCAAAACTATACCGTGATTTTAAACTTCCCGTCATTGGAGTTCCAAAGACGATAGATAACGATATCTCGGGTACAGATTTTACTTTTGGTTTTGATACAGCTGTTAATATTGCGATGGAGTGTATTGATAAACTCCATACTACAGCCGAATCTCACAATAGAGTTATGGTTGTTGAGGTTATGGGCAGACATGCAGGCTGGATTGCACTTTACGCCGGTCTTGCTGGAGGCGCCGATGCTATCTTGATACCCGAGAAGCCGATAGATATGGATCAGGTATGCTCCTTGATAAAGAAGCGCCATTCAAGAGGTAAAGACTTCTCTGTTGTAGTGGTTGCTGAAGGTGCGAAGTTTAAAAGAGGAGCTGATGTGGTTCAAGATGACAACTTAGATTCTTTTGGTCATATTAAGTTAGGAGGTATAGGTCAGCAAGTAGCAGATAGGCTGGAGGAGAAGACAGGTTATGAGACTAGAGTAACAGTCTTAGGTCACATTCAGAGAGGCGGATCACCTACAGCATATGACAGAATCTTGGGTACAAGATATGGAATCAGAGCTTTTGAGCTGGTTAATGATGGTAGGTTTGGGCGTGTTGTAGTATTAAAAGGTAATGAGATATCCGATATACCGATTAAAGATGTGCTGGGTAAGCTGAAGACCGTAGATGATAAAATTTATAGTATTGCAGCTACTTTCTTTGGCTGA
- the amaP gene encoding alkaline shock response membrane anchor protein AmaP, with translation MKLRAKFVLLMFGLFYLVIGVFMVLYALDFISQQDLSFILAESEQLIPLKLLAGFVGTALIVLVIALLNFVWSGAAAEKNIAFKTDYGEVLVSLSAIEDYVRKIMRDDPDVRDLRSKVTVRKRGLVISLKAAMLSEINIPSVTEKIQSELRSKVQEMLGMEEPVIVKVFISKIGEKDKKKKLKQGEEPQDVVPPYREF, from the coding sequence ATGAAATTGAGGGCTAAGTTTGTTCTTTTAATGTTCGGATTATTCTACCTTGTAATAGGCGTCTTTATGGTTCTCTATGCTCTGGATTTTATCTCCCAACAGGATTTAAGTTTTATTCTAGCCGAATCTGAGCAGCTTATTCCCTTAAAGCTTCTTGCAGGTTTTGTTGGGACAGCGCTTATCGTACTTGTGATTGCATTGCTTAACTTTGTATGGTCAGGTGCGGCTGCAGAGAAGAATATAGCTTTTAAAACAGATTATGGGGAGGTCTTAGTCTCTCTCTCTGCTATTGAGGATTATGTTAGAAAGATAATGAGAGATGACCCCGATGTAAGGGATCTGCGCAGCAAGGTAACGGTTAGGAAGCGCGGATTGGTTATCTCTCTTAAGGCTGCAATGTTGTCCGAGATTAATATCCCCTCTGTAACCGAGAAGATACAGTCTGAATTGAGAAGCAAAGTTCAGGAGATGCTTGGAATGGAAGAACCTGTTATCGTTAAAGTCTTTATATCCAAAATAGGTGAAAAAGATAAAAAAAAGAAGCTCAAGCAGGGGGAGGAACCTCAGGATGTTGTTCCTCCTTATAGAGAGTTTTAA
- a CDS encoding Asp23/Gls24 family envelope stress response protein: MEFKKGNNGDVKIHNEVITVIMRKAALEVEGVEKIASGFKKGLLSFLGRKKFSRGVTIDESKDGELKVSIAIVVALGVNIPDIVNGVQSSIKRMLDQMIGIIPERINVEVERVEDMSIHGVIEKIKFDKKLSKEGKDEIEG; encoded by the coding sequence ATGGAGTTTAAGAAAGGTAATAATGGGGATGTAAAAATACATAATGAGGTTATAACTGTTATTATGCGTAAGGCTGCGCTTGAAGTTGAAGGCGTAGAGAAGATTGCCAGTGGTTTTAAAAAAGGATTGCTCTCTTTTTTGGGCCGCAAAAAGTTCTCACGCGGAGTAACTATTGATGAGTCAAAGGATGGAGAGTTGAAGGTTTCGATAGCAATAGTTGTTGCTTTAGGTGTTAATATTCCCGACATTGTAAACGGGGTTCAATCCAGCATTAAGAGAATGCTTGATCAGATGATAGGTATTATTCCCGAGAGAATAAATGTTGAAGTAGAGAGAGTTGAAGATATGTCTATCCACGGAGTAATAGAGAAGATAAAATTTGATAAAAAGTTGTCAAAGGAGGGTAAAGATGAAATTGAGGGCTAA